One genomic segment of Borrelia miyamotoi includes these proteins:
- a CDS encoding YfcC family protein has translation MIEKNKMPSSFTIIFSLIIVMTILTYIIPAGEFSKEKRKVNGNLREVVVAGTYHAVERVPRGFWDGIFTILTAMPKGMEHAVEVIVFILIVGGAYGVILRTGAIDAGIVSVVKRVGDKDKLLIPLMMFIFSVGGTVIGMYEETLPFYLIMIPLIIALGYDTIVAVSIIGLGAGVGTMASTINPFSTGIASAIAGIEIKEGFYFRIILYIISVFLAIVYVLVYASRVKSDPKRSIVYAQKEEHYDAFVKGGIRDSIPEFTSRRKMVLVLYGIMILFLMYSIVELGWWMQEMAMLYLGTAILSAFICRISELQMWESFVEGTKDMITAALVIGMARGVMIVADEGMIIGTMLNAASKFLYGVPKGMFVVLNQLVQVCIGFVVPSSSGHASLTMSIMAPLADFLDMPRSSVVLAMQTASGLVNLLTPTSGVIMAVLGIAKIGYGSWFRFVLPIFVIEFVVCILVIMVNVYL, from the coding sequence ATGATTGAAAAAAATAAAATGCCAAGTAGTTTTACAATAATATTTTCTTTAATAATAGTGATGACTATATTAACTTATATAATTCCTGCTGGTGAATTTTCTAAGGAGAAGAGAAAAGTTAATGGGAATTTGAGAGAAGTTGTTGTGGCTGGAACTTATCATGCAGTAGAAAGGGTGCCTAGGGGATTTTGGGATGGTATTTTTACTATTTTAACTGCAATGCCTAAAGGAATGGAACATGCTGTTGAGGTTATTGTATTTATTTTAATTGTTGGTGGGGCTTATGGAGTGATTTTAAGAACAGGTGCGATTGATGCAGGAATAGTCTCAGTAGTTAAAAGGGTGGGAGATAAAGATAAACTTCTTATACCGTTAATGATGTTTATCTTTTCCGTAGGAGGAACTGTAATAGGCATGTATGAAGAAACGCTACCATTTTATCTTATTATGATTCCATTAATAATAGCTTTAGGTTATGATACTATTGTAGCTGTTTCAATTATTGGATTAGGAGCTGGTGTAGGAACTATGGCATCTACTATTAATCCATTTTCTACTGGGATAGCGTCAGCTATAGCTGGTATAGAAATAAAGGAAGGCTTTTATTTCCGTATTATTTTATATATAATTTCTGTGTTTTTGGCTATAGTGTATGTATTAGTATATGCTAGTAGAGTAAAGAGTGATCCTAAAAGATCTATAGTGTATGCGCAAAAAGAAGAGCATTACGATGCTTTTGTCAAAGGTGGTATCAGGGATAGTATACCTGAATTTACAAGTAGACGAAAGATGGTATTGGTTTTATATGGAATAATGATCTTGTTTTTAATGTATAGCATTGTGGAGCTTGGTTGGTGGATGCAGGAGATGGCGATGTTATATCTTGGTACAGCAATTTTATCGGCATTTATATGTAGGATTAGCGAATTACAGATGTGGGAATCATTTGTAGAAGGGACTAAAGATATGATAACAGCAGCACTTGTTATAGGTATGGCTCGAGGTGTAATGATAGTAGCTGATGAGGGCATGATTATAGGAACTATGTTGAATGCAGCATCAAAGTTTTTGTATGGAGTGCCTAAAGGGATGTTTGTAGTGTTAAATCAGCTTGTGCAGGTATGTATAGGATTTGTTGTTCCCTCATCATCTGGTCATGCAAGTCTTACTATGTCAATAATGGCACCATTGGCTGATTTTTTAGATATGCCAAGGTCATCAGTTGTGTTGGCTATGCAAACCGCATCAGGACTAGTTAATTTATTAACACCAACAAGTGGAGTTATAA